From one Mobula birostris isolate sMobBir1 chromosome 20, sMobBir1.hap1, whole genome shotgun sequence genomic stretch:
- the LOC140185041 gene encoding uncharacterized protein produces MPFTCTDCGKGFTHSSTLQRHQRVHTGERPFTCSDCGKGFTQSSHLLTHQLVHTWDRPFTCSECGKGFTRSNHLLTHQLVHTGEWPLSCSECGKGFTQSSTLVKHFRLHTGERPFTCSDCGKGFTHPAQLKEHQLVHTEEWPLTCSDCGRGFTRPSHLLRHQLVHTGQRPFTCSECGKRFTRLSQLKEHQFVHTGHRPFICSKCGKGFARSFQLKVHQRVHTGEKPFCCSECGKRFTQSSTLVKHCRIHTGEKPFTCSDCGKGFTQSVQLKKHQFVHTGEKPFTCSVCGKGFTWSSDLKVHQRIHSGEKPYTCSDCGKEFKRSSDLKVHQRVHTGEKPFICSNCGKEFARSSDLKVHQRLHTGEKLFTCSECGKRFTRSSHLLTHQLVHTGEKPFTCSVCGKKFIQSSDFKVHQRVHTGEKPFTCSECGKGFTRSSQLKEHQRIHTGEKPFNCSDCGKEFSRSSQLNEHQRVHTGERPFTCSECGKAFTRSTQLLTHQFIHTGERPFTCSDCGKTFTQSSMLQTHQRVHTGERPFTCSECGKGFTQSSHLLTHQLVHTWDRPFTCSECGKGFTRSTHLLSHQLVHTGERPFTCSDCGKTFAQSSMLQTHQLVHTGERPFTCSDCGKGFTQSSQLKKHQRVHSGWKPFNCSDCGKEFIQSSQPEEHQLVHIGEKLFTFLRLSEEIHSDISPNDTPDCFQE; encoded by the coding sequence atgccgttcacctgcacagactgcgggaagggattcactcactcatccacacTTCAgaggcaccagcgagttcacactggggagaggccattcacctgctcagactgtgggaaaggattcactcagtcatctcacctactgacacaccagttagtTCACACCTGGGACAGACCATTCACGTGTTCtgaatgtggaaagggattcactcggtcaaaTCACCTACTAACTCACCAGTTAGTTCACACGGGGGAGTGGCCACTCAgctgttctgaatgtgggaagggattcactcagtcatccacccttgTGAAGCACTTCAGActtcacactggtgagaggccgttcacctgctcagactgtgggaagggattcactcatccAGCTCAACTAAAAGAACATCAGTTAGTTCACACTGAAGAGTGGCcactcacctgctcagactgtgggaggggattcactcgaccatctcacctactgagacaccagttagttcacactgggcagaggcctttcacatgctctgaatgtgggaagagattcactcggttatctcagctgaaggaacatcagtttgttcacactgggcataggccattcatctgctctaaatgtgggaagggatttgctcggtcatttcaactgaaggtacatcagcgagttcacaccggagagaaaCCGTTctgctgctctgaatgtgggaagagattcactcagtcatccacacTTGTGAAGCACTgtcgaattcacactggggagaagccattcacctgctcagactgtgggaagggattcactcagtcagttCAACTAAAGAAACATCAGTttgtccacactggggagaaaccattcacctgctctgtttgtgggaagggattcacatggTCATCTGACTTGAAAGTTCACCAGCGAATTCACTCTGGGGAGAAGCCatacacctgctcagattgtgggaaagaATTCAAACGGTCATCTGACTTAAAAgtacatcaacgagttcacactggagagaaaccattcatctgctcaaaTTGTGGAAAAGAATTTGCACGGTCATCGGACTTGAAAGTGCATCAACGACTTCATACTGGGGAGAAGCTATTCACCTGctccgaatgtgggaagagattcactcgatcttctcacctactgacacaccaattagttcacactggggagaaaccattcacctgctcagtctgtgggaagaaattcattcagtcatctgacTTCAaagtgcatcagcgagttcacactggggagaagccgttcacctgctctgaatgtgggaaaggattcactcggtcttcgcaattgaaggaacatcagcgaattcacactggggagaaacctttcaactgctcagactgtgggaaggaattcagtcggtcatctcaactgaatgaacatcaacgagttcacactggggagaggcctttcacctgctctgaatgtgggaaggcattcactcgATCCACTCAGTTACTGACACACCAGttcattcacactggggagaggccgttcacctgctcagactgtgggaagacattcactcagtcatccatgCTACAGACacaccagagagttcacactggggagaggccattcacctgctctgaatgtgggaagggattcactcagtcatctcacctactgacacaccagttagtTCACACATGGGacaggccattcacttgctctgaatgtgggaagggattcactcggtccaCTCACCTACTGTCACatcagttagttcacactggggagaggccgttcacctgctcagactgtgggaagacattCGCTCAGTCATCCATGCTACAGACACatcagttagttcacactggggagaggccgttcacctgctcagactgtgggaagggattcactcagtcatctcaattgaaaaaacatcagcgagttcacagtggGTGGAAGCCATTCAACtgttcagactgcgggaaggaattcattcagtcatcACAACCGGAGGAACATCAGCTCGTTCACATTGGGGAGAAACTGTTCACCTTCCTCAGATTGtcggaagagattcactcagacaTCTCACCTAACGACACACCAGACTGTTTTCAGGAGTGA